A genomic region of Antennarius striatus isolate MH-2024 chromosome 4, ASM4005453v1, whole genome shotgun sequence contains the following coding sequences:
- the LOC137593698 gene encoding 1-phosphatidylinositol 4,5-bisphosphate phosphodiesterase zeta-1-like, translated as MATARAPVTRRAEIQNLYQSHASGQETMSVYEFLKFLRKVQKESISNVNVALSLLNEYEIDETAKENRSLTFEGFYRYMESKDNCVFNQAHTVVYQDMDQPLTNYFISSSHNTYLVGGQLVGKSHTDAYMRALRKGCRCLEIDCWDGDNMEPTVYHGHTLTTKILFKDVITTVAQHAFAVSPYPVILSLENHCSPQQQQVMAYYLELILGDMLLRAPLDNAPIGQLPSPNRQKLVVANALSDLVIYTRSVKFISFSHSANNQKFNENTSMPETTARKLINESAVEFVQHNQKFLSRIYPGCITDNLAPQQFWNVGAQLVALNFQKTGSSMALNDGRFQDNGACGYVLKPRILQWTRRTFNPLIEHTVYRRTTLNLQIISGSNLPTSEGNRQMSPLVKVEIHGIPSDSCKKWTRVIKSNSLNPRWDEEMIFNISIPELCLVRFCLYDHPLLRSNFVGQYTLPFTSLKKGYRWVPLLTLKGKNLDPASLFVFVS; from the exons ATGGCTACAGCCAGGGCTCCCGTCACCAGAAGAGCTGAAATCCAGAATCTGTACCAAAGTCACGCTTCAGGCCAGGAGACTATGTCTGTCTACGAATTTCTGAAGTTCCTCCGCAAAGTGCAGAAGGAGAGCATATCAAATGTGAACGTGGCGTTGAGTTTGCTTAATGAATATGAGATTGACGAGACAG cCAAAGAAAACAGGTCGTTGACGTTTGAGGGATTTTACAGGTACATGGAGTCAAAAGACAACTGTGTTTTCAATCAGGCCCACACAGTTGTGTATCAAGACATGGACCAGCCTCTCACCAATTACTTCATCTCCTCATCGCACAACACCTacctggtgggggggcagctggtGGGAAAGAGCCACACTGATGCCTATATGCG GGCTCTGAGGAAAGGTTGTCGCTGTCTGGAGATTGACTGCTGGGATGGGGATAATATGGAACCTACAGTCTACCATGGTCACACACTGACCACCAAGATCCTTTTTAAAGATGTCATCACCACTGTGGCACAACACGCCTTTGCG GTGTCTCCTTACCCCGTGATTCTGTCATTAGAAAACCATTGCtccccacagcagcagcaggttatGGCCTACTACCTGGAATTGATTCTGGGGGACATGCTGCTGAGAGCCCCCTTGGATAACGCACCCATCGGACAGCTCCCAAGCCCCAAT CGCCAGAAGTTGGTGGTGGCTAACGCTTTATCTGACCTGGTCATATACACCCGGTCAGTCAAGTTCATCAGCTTCAGTCATTCTGCAAACAATCAGAAGTTCAATGAGAACACGTCTATGCCAGAAACAACAGCTCGCAAGCTGATCAACGAATCAG CTGTAGAGTTTGTTCAGCATAACCAGAAGTTCCTCAGTCGAATTTATCCAGGATGCATTACAGACAACTTGGCTCCTCAACAGTTTTGGAATGTCGGTGCACAACTCG TGGCTCTGAATTTCCAAAAGACCGGCTCTTCTATGGCCCTAAATGATGGCCGTTTCCAGGACAACGGGGCCTGCGGATATGTCCTGAAGCCGAGAATCCTCCAGTGGACTCGGCGGACTTTTAATCCGTTAATCGAGCACACCGTCTACAGACGTACGACCCTGAACCTTCAG aTCATCAGCGGGTCCAACCTACCAACCTCTGAGGGTAACAGACAAATGAGCCCCTTAGTGAAAGTGGAAATTCATGGAATTCCATCTGACTCCTGCAAAAAGTGGACTCGTGTTATCAAAAGCAACT CTTTGAACCCTCGTTGGGATGAAGAAATGATATTCAACATCAGCATCCCGGAGCTGTGTCTCGTCCGCTTCTGTCTCTACGACCATCCGCTCCTGAGATCGAACTTCGTGGGCCAGTACACCCTGCCTTTCACCAGCCTGAAGAAAG GATATCGCTGGGTACCCCTCCTGACTCTTAAGGGAAAAAACCTTGATCCAgcctctctctttgtttttgtctcctaA